The following proteins are encoded in a genomic region of Chloracidobacterium sp.:
- the def gene encoding peptide deformylase produces the protein MAIRKITEFPAEVLGKLGQPVEAFDGELEALCADMFETMYAAEGVGLAAPQIGLNLRLFVMDCDGIKLVAANPEIVASKGEQSSQEGCLSVGKVPAVLTRPMKATLRAQDVNGEWFETEAEGYAARCFQHETDHCNGTLFIDRLPKMRRDMVIKRFKKEKNWK, from the coding sequence ATGGCGATCCGTAAGATCACTGAGTTTCCTGCAGAAGTACTTGGAAAGCTCGGGCAGCCGGTCGAAGCCTTTGACGGTGAGCTCGAAGCTCTTTGTGCCGATATGTTCGAAACGATGTACGCAGCCGAGGGCGTCGGGCTTGCGGCGCCGCAGATCGGCCTTAACTTGCGGCTGTTCGTAATGGACTGCGACGGAATAAAGCTTGTCGCTGCAAATCCTGAGATCGTCGCTTCCAAGGGTGAACAATCAAGCCAGGAAGGCTGCCTTTCGGTCGGCAAAGTTCCTGCAGTCCTCACACGTCCGATGAAGGCTACGCTGCGTGCGCAGGACGTGAACGGCGAGTGGTTCGAGACGGAGGCCGAAGGCTACGCCGCACGCTGCTTTCAGCATGAGACGGATCACTGCAACGGCACCCTGTTTATCGACCGTCTGCCGAAGATGCGCCGCGATATGGTCATTAAACGCTTCAAGAAAGAAAAGAATTGGAAGTGA
- a CDS encoding glycosyltransferase family 39 protein, producing MPQAKISKIFIAALAAVHLSIVIPIVLQVNIWADEASTLFTTEHGLRYALETAAANERQAPLYFWILSVWRTIDGSIFWAHIFSILCSVAAIPLFASLASRLFERRTALLAATFFTFHPYLIWASLEIRVYSLVILISIGLMCLFAGTFDNESDSRFRYIFFGVLSVIALYTNYYLGFLLLAFAVSLAATGRWRQLVRYLIIMCAAAAAFAPLVLTVIAQFSANAGGIATDRSLTEGLRNLWHHFVTFALPVELFPNDPEAAILAVRAWIVRLAVIGTAIFTFVHRQRLSRRTLRYFSIAGTLLLCLLAAYFALGTIYVEIRHMAVAYVPLIVAIASLIDDIGTGEKGIIARITPPAAMLLIVASFLSGLVTLYPNNTKRGDWARVAEFISQNDERARPIIIFPVYDALALPYYYKGNDPILPAERFFDFGFEGTGSSNETGEHETGYVISQFPADADEVWLVTSDKCSETSACSLLDNFVEANYTVITEQVLYKEKVQLLKRKQ from the coding sequence ATGCCGCAAGCTAAGATCAGCAAAATCTTTATTGCCGCATTGGCAGCGGTTCATCTGTCGATCGTGATACCGATCGTTTTGCAGGTCAACATCTGGGCTGACGAGGCATCAACGCTTTTCACCACAGAACACGGCCTGCGATATGCGCTCGAGACCGCAGCGGCAAATGAACGTCAAGCACCGCTCTACTTCTGGATCCTAAGCGTTTGGCGAACGATAGACGGTTCGATCTTTTGGGCTCATATTTTCTCGATACTTTGCAGCGTAGCCGCGATCCCGTTATTCGCGTCTCTTGCATCGAGGCTCTTCGAACGCCGCACTGCACTTCTGGCCGCCACATTTTTTACGTTCCATCCGTACTTGATATGGGCATCGCTGGAGATACGTGTGTATTCCCTGGTGATACTCATCTCGATCGGACTGATGTGTCTGTTCGCCGGCACCTTTGATAATGAGAGCGACAGCCGTTTCAGGTACATATTCTTTGGCGTCCTGTCTGTCATTGCGCTTTATACGAACTACTACTTGGGCTTCCTTCTTCTCGCCTTTGCCGTATCACTGGCGGCGACGGGGCGATGGCGGCAGCTCGTACGATATTTGATCATCATGTGCGCCGCGGCGGCGGCATTTGCTCCGCTGGTTCTCACCGTGATCGCACAATTCTCAGCGAACGCAGGAGGCATTGCCACGGATCGATCATTGACAGAGGGTCTCCGTAATCTGTGGCATCATTTCGTGACCTTCGCCTTACCGGTCGAGCTATTTCCCAATGATCCCGAGGCCGCCATTCTCGCTGTACGAGCTTGGATCGTAAGGCTTGCCGTCATCGGCACCGCGATCTTTACATTCGTGCATCGGCAGCGTCTCAGCCGACGAACGCTACGATACTTCTCGATCGCCGGCACTCTCCTCCTTTGTTTGCTTGCGGCTTATTTTGCACTCGGAACGATCTATGTCGAGATACGTCACATGGCGGTCGCATACGTGCCGTTGATCGTCGCTATTGCCTCCTTGATCGACGACATAGGCACAGGTGAAAAGGGCATCATTGCAAGGATAACGCCTCCCGCAGCGATGCTGCTCATTGTCGCATCATTCTTAAGCGGCCTTGTCACTCTGTATCCGAATAACACAAAACGAGGTGATTGGGCCCGTGTTGCAGAGTTCATTTCGCAAAATGATGAGCGCGCCCGCCCCATAATAATATTTCCGGTGTATGACGCTCTTGCTTTGCCGTATTACTACAAAGGCAACGATCCGATCCTGCCCGCGGAACGCTTTTTCGATTTTGGATTTGAAGGTACGGGAAGCAGCAATGAGACCGGCGAACACGAGACCGGATATGTGATATCACAGTTTCCTGCCGATGCAGATGAGGTCTGGCTTGTCACCAGCGACAAGTGCAGCGAGACGTCCGCGTGCTCCTTATTGGATAATTTCGTCGAAGCGAACTACACTGTCATTACGGAGCAAGTTCTCTACAAAGAAAAAGTACAACTTTTGAAGCGAAAGCAATGA